From the Thermococcus guaymasensis DSM 11113 genome, one window contains:
- a CDS encoding LEA type 2 family protein: MGAIRKILGAVFIVLVIWGGYIAYTLSTASPKVSAEWGAVSEKTTEIKVSMDLQRPLLTPLDVEDLRFLFMDEQVGRLAELDYSPFGTEIKASLELDNEKVVDALLKYLENGERGDFTVVAKPKVLFLSGEFNVSKEIDEKVLEKIHLTAQSQEIAGLSLLKTPELKDTIVRYEGKEGDRAVFITELVLYNPNPYPIPVIKTGYKVWVNGLKLGDGESLKATVIPAGGMVRVPVKTYVLLSNIPKAWEMHVRNNETSTVRAEIFLRLQISIPGFSGTKDVTLKTINQTVKTDLIGEINRALSKA; the protein is encoded by the coding sequence ATGGGTGCGATCAGAAAGATCCTTGGGGCAGTTTTTATAGTTCTCGTGATCTGGGGTGGGTACATTGCCTACACCCTGAGCACTGCCTCTCCCAAGGTCTCCGCTGAGTGGGGAGCAGTTTCTGAGAAAACAACCGAAATTAAAGTCAGTATGGATCTCCAGAGGCCCCTTCTTACCCCTCTGGACGTGGAGGATCTCAGGTTTCTCTTTATGGATGAGCAGGTTGGAAGGCTTGCTGAATTGGACTACTCGCCCTTCGGCACTGAGATAAAGGCAAGCCTTGAGCTGGACAACGAAAAGGTAGTGGACGCCCTCCTCAAATACCTTGAAAATGGAGAGAGGGGAGACTTCACGGTTGTTGCCAAACCGAAGGTGCTCTTCCTCTCTGGAGAGTTTAATGTCAGCAAGGAAATAGACGAAAAAGTGCTCGAAAAGATCCACCTCACCGCCCAGAGCCAGGAAATAGCAGGGCTTTCCCTCCTCAAGACCCCCGAGCTGAAAGACACCATAGTGCGGTACGAGGGAAAAGAAGGGGACAGGGCTGTGTTCATAACTGAGCTCGTCCTGTACAACCCAAATCCCTATCCCATCCCCGTGATTAAGACGGGCTACAAGGTATGGGTGAATGGACTGAAGCTCGGAGATGGAGAATCCCTCAAAGCGACCGTCATTCCAGCAGGGGGGATGGTGAGGGTTCCGGTTAAGACATACGTCCTCCTCTCAAACATTCCCAAGGCGTGGGAAATGCACGTGAGGAACAATGAGACGAGCACGGTGAGGGCAGAGATATTCCTGAGGTTGCAGATCTCGATACCCGGATTCTCGGGGACGAAGGATGTTACCCTCAAGACAATAAACCAGACCGTGAAAACCGACCTCATTGGTGAAATAAACAGAGCACTTTCCAAAGCCTGA
- a CDS encoding DUF257 family protein, translating into MGELDSFFSGLKFGETVLVEYASNSYPELLLKALHDFASANGIRILVDDILDTYPSLVTSLEILGLSLPEIAVIKIGGGRREAGIIIGRMEVDKYSIPFGHYVNSISKFREANGPYFNPVVGLHKIAMFFSKREILSLLTSISGFVGDDRRIAIYFINEDAVESSEPAFLPMFEEIATTVAEWYLEGDELVLAVHKAANPGLLGKEYRVKVSKLFE; encoded by the coding sequence ATGGGGGAGCTGGACTCTTTCTTTTCAGGACTCAAATTTGGTGAGACTGTACTGGTGGAGTATGCCTCGAACTCGTATCCGGAACTGCTTCTAAAGGCCCTTCATGATTTTGCCTCGGCCAACGGCATCAGAATCCTTGTGGACGATATTCTTGACACATATCCAAGTCTTGTGACGTCCCTTGAGATCCTCGGTCTCAGCCTTCCAGAGATCGCGGTGATAAAGATCGGGGGCGGCAGGCGTGAAGCGGGCATTATCATCGGGAGAATGGAGGTGGATAAGTACTCCATCCCCTTTGGCCACTATGTAAATTCCATAAGCAAGTTCAGGGAGGCCAACGGTCCCTATTTCAATCCGGTTGTAGGGCTTCACAAGATCGCGATGTTTTTCTCCAAAAGGGAGATACTCTCCCTGTTAACCAGTATCTCGGGGTTTGTAGGTGATGATAGAAGGATCGCCATCTACTTCATAAACGAAGACGCCGTTGAGAGCAGCGAGCCGGCTTTCCTGCCAATGTTTGAGGAGATTGCCACCACTGTCGCTGAGTGGTACCTTGAGGGGGATGAACTGGTTCTGGCCGTTCACAAAGCGGCAAACCCAGGGCTCCTCGGAAAGGAGTACAGGGTCAAGGTTTCCAAGTTATTTGAGTGA
- a CDS encoding DUF3201 domain-containing protein yields MNVKEIHEFLNKMWNDIFTLNEELKAELPEKGFKVEDVEEVFGAYIFLEGEWVRMDYPHPAFEVKPQIEVGATPESYYFVVAVPKERISEGFLEAFLKLFPRSFIYGSEDFLSDVHNWRRGEASPGGILRKIKESRENVFQFEANFESVDELKKGLKKLIEVGKRFEIFDL; encoded by the coding sequence ATGAACGTTAAGGAAATTCACGAGTTCCTCAATAAGATGTGGAACGACATCTTCACGCTCAACGAGGAGCTTAAGGCCGAGCTCCCCGAGAAGGGCTTCAAGGTGGAGGACGTCGAGGAGGTCTTTGGAGCGTACATATTCCTCGAAGGCGAGTGGGTTAGGATGGACTACCCCCACCCTGCTTTTGAGGTAAAACCCCAGATTGAAGTTGGGGCGACGCCGGAGAGCTACTACTTCGTCGTCGCAGTTCCGAAGGAGAGGATAAGCGAGGGCTTCCTGGAGGCATTCCTTAAGCTCTTCCCGAGGAGCTTCATCTACGGGAGCGAGGACTTCCTGAGCGACGTCCACAACTGGAGGAGGGGGGAGGCCTCGCCGGGGGGAATCCTTAGAAAAATCAAAGAGAGCCGCGAGAATGTCTTCCAGTTTGAGGCTAACTTTGAGAGCGTTGATGAGCTCAAAAAGGGCCTTAAGAAGCTGATAGAGGTAGGAAAGCGCTTTGAAATCTTTGACCTGTGA
- a CDS encoding NAD(P)/FAD-dependent oxidoreductase translates to MVSGTGNGKTYDVVIVGAGPAGLFAAYELAEKSDLSVLVIDEGGDVKQRVCPMYEVGYCVECKPCHIMSGVGGAGGLSDGTINLRPDIGGDLTELTNDENYAWQLVWEVDQIFLKHKAPGNLFKGNPEQVKYWEQRAAQAGVKFIPIIQRHIGSDRTPEVIDDIKRYLESKGVKFLLWTKALKFEKGRVKVRRGKDVFDIKARYIIVAPGRGGADWFHEVAQKIGLKARHGPIDVGVRVEVPAIVMEPITSINHDPKFHIYTDTYDDFVRTFCTNPNGFVVEERYDGYVGVNGHSMHEKKSNNTNFAFLSRIELTEPVEDTTAYGKSIAQLATTIGGGKPIIQRLGDLRRGRRSTWARIRRSDVEPTLKNVTPGDIAMALPHRVVTNIIEGLEKLDRVLPGVASDHTLLYAPEIKYYAMKVEVDENLETSIEGIFAAGDGAGLSRDIVNAAATGLLAARGILKKEGLYTEKDFRKPGNWKARIEEME, encoded by the coding sequence ATGGTTTCTGGAACCGGAAACGGAAAGACCTACGATGTTGTGATTGTTGGAGCAGGCCCAGCCGGACTTTTCGCGGCCTACGAGCTGGCGGAGAAGAGTGACCTGAGCGTTCTCGTCATAGATGAAGGCGGCGATGTCAAGCAGCGTGTTTGTCCGATGTACGAGGTCGGCTACTGTGTGGAGTGCAAGCCCTGCCACATAATGAGTGGCGTCGGCGGTGCCGGCGGTCTGAGCGACGGCACGATAAACCTCCGTCCGGACATTGGCGGTGACCTAACCGAGCTGACGAACGATGAGAACTACGCCTGGCAGCTCGTATGGGAAGTTGACCAGATTTTTCTGAAGCACAAAGCCCCAGGAAACCTCTTCAAGGGCAATCCTGAGCAGGTGAAGTACTGGGAGCAGAGGGCGGCACAGGCTGGGGTGAAGTTCATCCCCATAATCCAGAGGCACATAGGCTCTGACAGGACGCCCGAGGTCATAGACGACATAAAGCGGTATCTGGAGAGCAAAGGAGTCAAGTTCCTCCTCTGGACGAAAGCTTTAAAGTTTGAAAAGGGCCGGGTGAAGGTAAGACGCGGGAAGGACGTCTTCGACATCAAGGCCCGCTACATTATCGTCGCCCCCGGAAGGGGTGGAGCCGACTGGTTCCACGAGGTGGCTCAAAAGATAGGCCTCAAAGCTCGTCACGGGCCCATTGACGTTGGTGTCCGCGTCGAGGTTCCAGCGATAGTCATGGAGCCGATAACGAGCATAAACCACGACCCTAAGTTCCACATCTACACCGACACCTACGACGACTTCGTGAGGACTTTCTGCACCAACCCGAACGGCTTCGTCGTCGAGGAGCGCTACGACGGCTACGTTGGAGTAAACGGCCACTCGATGCACGAGAAGAAGAGCAACAACACCAACTTCGCCTTCCTGAGCAGGATAGAGCTCACCGAGCCCGTTGAAGATACAACGGCATATGGAAAGAGCATAGCGCAGTTAGCTACGACGATAGGCGGCGGAAAGCCCATCATCCAGCGCCTCGGAGATCTGAGGAGAGGGAGGCGGAGCACGTGGGCGAGGATAAGGAGGAGCGACGTAGAGCCGACGCTGAAGAACGTAACTCCCGGCGACATAGCGATGGCTTTACCGCACCGCGTCGTTACGAACATCATAGAGGGCCTTGAGAAGCTCGACAGGGTTCTGCCTGGAGTAGCAAGCGACCACACGCTCCTGTACGCCCCGGAGATAAAGTACTATGCCATGAAGGTCGAGGTTGATGAGAACCTCGAAACAAGCATCGAGGGCATCTTTGCCGCTGGAGACGGCGCCGGGCTGAGTAGGGACATAGTGAACGCCGCCGCTACCGGTCTCCTCGCCGCCCGCGGAATACTGAAGAAGGAGGGCCTTTACACGGAGAAGGACTTCAGGAAACCGGGCAACTGGAAGGCGAGGATCGAGGAAATGGAGTGA
- a CDS encoding TldD/PmbA family protein, producing MEENILRIAEKTAEKLSVRYFEIRISRVTTTSVLVQNGQIDELSNNVETGIGVRAFKNGWGFSSANDLSRAEKAIKTAMKMAGVSRGPEKIYLGDPIKDTAFLLGEKRVDEVDISEKLEITKLANELLKGENVKNRTTSYGDVIVETTYLNSLGSEIRTATSRVRLRLSSIAFEGGKTGEYWKSFGGTGGWELIERVELEKWAKFVSRKSRDLLRAKAPPSGKFDVIMDPELTGVFIHEAVGHATEADAVKNGESIFAGKLGERVSVEELNVVDDPTLPGKFGSYAYDDEGMPGRRVEIIKNGVLNDYMNDRETSALLDLPPNGHGRAQSYAHQPLVRMSNTYVEPGNWDPEEIFEEVKSGLYMIGDKGGEVDVTTGTFTFGAKEGYIVENGELKAHLRDVSLSGNLLEVLKNIRAIGRDVKIQYPGYCGKGQWVPVDDGGPHVLTRALVGGMR from the coding sequence ATGGAAGAGAACATCCTCAGGATCGCCGAGAAAACCGCAGAGAAACTGTCGGTGAGGTACTTTGAGATAAGAATTTCAAGGGTAACGACAACATCAGTTCTCGTACAGAACGGCCAGATAGACGAGCTATCAAACAACGTGGAAACCGGAATCGGTGTCAGAGCATTCAAAAACGGCTGGGGCTTTTCATCGGCCAACGACCTCTCAAGGGCGGAGAAAGCAATAAAGACCGCTATGAAGATGGCCGGGGTCTCAAGGGGGCCCGAGAAGATATACCTGGGAGACCCCATAAAAGACACCGCATTTCTGCTTGGGGAGAAGCGGGTTGATGAAGTTGATATTTCTGAAAAGCTTGAGATCACGAAGCTCGCCAACGAGCTCCTAAAAGGGGAGAACGTGAAAAACAGAACGACGAGCTACGGTGACGTCATCGTTGAGACAACATACCTGAACTCCCTGGGCAGCGAGATCAGGACTGCGACATCGAGGGTCAGGCTCAGGCTATCATCTATTGCCTTCGAGGGCGGAAAGACCGGGGAGTACTGGAAGAGTTTCGGCGGAACCGGAGGATGGGAGCTTATTGAACGGGTGGAGCTTGAAAAGTGGGCAAAATTCGTTTCCCGAAAGTCAAGGGATCTGCTGAGGGCCAAGGCTCCACCCTCCGGAAAGTTCGACGTGATAATGGATCCCGAACTAACGGGGGTCTTCATTCATGAAGCGGTTGGCCACGCCACCGAGGCCGACGCAGTTAAGAACGGCGAGAGCATCTTTGCAGGAAAACTGGGAGAGAGAGTGAGCGTAGAGGAGCTGAACGTCGTGGACGACCCCACTCTTCCCGGCAAGTTCGGCTCGTATGCCTACGACGACGAGGGCATGCCGGGTAGGAGGGTTGAGATAATCAAAAACGGGGTTCTGAACGACTACATGAACGACAGGGAAACGTCAGCGCTTCTGGATCTTCCCCCCAACGGCCACGGCAGGGCTCAGAGCTACGCGCACCAGCCCCTCGTCAGGATGTCGAACACATACGTCGAGCCAGGGAACTGGGATCCGGAAGAGATATTCGAAGAAGTCAAGAGCGGCCTCTACATGATAGGGGACAAAGGAGGCGAGGTAGATGTTACCACCGGGACTTTCACGTTCGGGGCGAAGGAGGGCTACATAGTTGAAAACGGAGAGCTCAAAGCCCATCTCAGGGACGTCTCACTGTCCGGGAACCTCCTGGAAGTCCTGAAGAACATAAGGGCAATCGGCAGGGATGTAAAGATTCAATATCCCGGCTACTGCGGGAAGGGTCAGTGGGTTCCCGTTGACGACGGCGGGCCCCACGTGCTCACGAGGGCCCTCGTCGGCGGCATGAGGTGA
- a CDS encoding RsmB/NOP family class I SAM-dependent RNA methyltransferase — protein sequence MNPEEAFPAELREYYRKLFGSEAAEIMASLRTPVEKYYIRVNTLKTSREKLMRILRREGLKPKRSPYLKEGIYFEREGPNFPDDYEPGLPVVRANKFASESVYQGAHLYAPGVLQADKNIKPGDEVEIRDPKGLLVGIGIARMSAKEMVVSTRGLAVEVTLPKFKLPSLNELESFKGGLFYAQSLPSMVTARVLEPSEEELIIDMAAAPGGKTSHIAQLLQNRGEIIAIDKSRNRLKKMETELNRLGVKNVKLIRMDARKLPELGLQADKILLDAPCTALGIRPKLWESRTPKDIIATARYQRAFIWAAIKSLRRGGVLVYSTCTLSYEENEANVKFMLEKGLKLEEQAVFIGSEGIGLEEVQRFYPNRHLTQGFFIARLRKV from the coding sequence ATGAATCCAGAGGAAGCGTTTCCAGCGGAGCTCAGGGAGTACTACCGGAAGCTCTTCGGAAGCGAGGCAGCGGAGATAATGGCGTCGCTCAGGACTCCCGTCGAGAAATATTATATCCGCGTCAACACACTGAAGACGAGCAGGGAAAAGCTGATGAGAATTCTCAGGCGCGAGGGGCTGAAGCCGAAGAGAAGCCCCTACCTCAAGGAGGGCATCTACTTCGAGCGTGAGGGCCCGAACTTCCCCGACGACTACGAGCCGGGCCTGCCGGTGGTGAGGGCAAACAAGTTCGCGAGCGAGAGCGTCTACCAGGGGGCTCACCTCTATGCCCCCGGAGTACTTCAGGCGGACAAGAACATAAAGCCCGGCGACGAGGTCGAGATTAGAGACCCCAAGGGCCTTCTCGTCGGAATAGGAATCGCGAGAATGAGCGCAAAGGAGATGGTCGTCTCGACGAGGGGCCTGGCAGTAGAGGTCACCCTCCCGAAGTTTAAGCTCCCGAGCCTGAACGAGCTGGAGAGCTTCAAAGGGGGCCTCTTCTACGCTCAAAGTTTGCCTTCGATGGTAACCGCGAGGGTTCTTGAGCCGAGCGAGGAGGAGCTGATAATAGACATGGCCGCCGCTCCCGGCGGGAAGACGAGCCACATCGCCCAGCTCCTTCAAAATAGGGGCGAGATAATAGCGATAGACAAATCAAGGAACAGACTGAAGAAAATGGAGACTGAGCTCAACAGGCTCGGAGTGAAGAACGTGAAGCTCATCAGGATGGACGCGAGAAAGCTTCCCGAGCTCGGGCTCCAAGCCGACAAGATACTCCTCGATGCGCCGTGCACAGCCCTCGGCATAAGGCCGAAGCTCTGGGAGAGCAGGACGCCGAAGGATATAATCGCTACGGCCCGCTACCAGAGGGCCTTCATCTGGGCAGCAATAAAGTCGCTCCGCAGGGGAGGAGTCCTCGTATACTCCACCTGCACGCTGAGTTATGAAGAGAACGAGGCCAACGTCAAGTTCATGCTGGAAAAAGGCTTAAAGCTTGAGGAGCAGGCGGTCTTCATAGGCTCAGAGGGTATTGGGTTGGAGGAAGTCCAGCGCTTCTACCCCAACAGGCACCTGACCCAGGGCTTCTTCATAGCCAGGCTAAGGAAGGTGTGA